One window from the genome of Penaeus monodon isolate SGIC_2016 chromosome 2, NSTDA_Pmon_1, whole genome shotgun sequence encodes:
- the LOC119582851 gene encoding uncharacterized protein LOC119582851 isoform X9, giving the protein MEKLGRYFHWPRKHVRPHRARDRPSPVHPITFRRLRPKSMRFSITASTTAETTMATEPPTTTSGPDRGSTSTPTPTTTVEITTVSGTTLPTTTEITGPTTTAGITTTGSTVTTTEGPTTTAGPMVITTEGPTTTVGPTVTTTEVPVTEQTAPTTQAPDVETTIQTTTKAPVTEPPVTAAPTQAPDTETTTKEQTEPPVTQAPDTETTTKTEVTAKQTESPVTAAPATQAPDTETTTKAKEQTEAPATAAPAPDTETTTKEQTEAPATAAPAPDTETTTKEQTEAPATAAPAPDTETTTKVTAKQTESPVTAAPTTQAPDAETTTKAKEETKAPTAAPAPDTETTTKAQITTKQTEAPVTAAPTTPAPDTQTTMKEQTEAPATPAPAPDTETTTKAQEQTEAPVTAAPVTAAPVTAAPITAAPAPETTTKAKEQTEAPTAAPAPETTTKAKEQTEPPVTAAPVPAPETTTKAQEQTEAPVTAAPAPETTTKAKEQTDAPATAAPAPETTTKAKEPVTEAPAPEPVTDAPVEVTTAQFNTSGFTGSVSTYFTIGTSDSSTITISFGVEIILKMTKEKTFTFVFVLQVRSSGTVTETFSSMASLAALSGVRQETVMGRAEVNEEGTDTTTFVSALDRQNKTSTSNNTECLYTMEVILMKIQFTNKLTGELYPCDLDNQANAEPPYLEIIDHYNNTVINRYCYLDKNVSIHSFGDQMFGYIVTNGDPNIVPDIQAVQIKEEFCCGGVFYGAFRVPLIIPSPDYPQYKPHMRCPFVFRCDEDYDDCVIRLEFENFNLASNDVSRSRRQALNESDFGNGTAATTLAPYVPPTGPDFNRTICAGEDVVRVSQCGSISAINSREFCADNPPSQVYTGYKEVLMYFDSNDERQDQGFVIKFTPKDRRKWIYSDAELEPKCTCAHNLPNQIRKYFRKRNKNKTNKAKANKEPLRRVRREEREKLKERRTVEKEGKLPERRKRKQKNEENKDRSTNDQGKKREDDVEGPKRRRKKMKKMEGGDSNTEGQNKGKNGRDKEEKDGEKPQGRKKKRMNVGDKDRDAENQKKKNGGDIEENVNGPKRRRKNGGGGNEENAKRQKRRRKNGGGGNEENAKRQKRRRKKIGNTNASENEGGNQREQKKIAKDRRKDTLLEKKEKRLQRKNKNGEEDMPMTRAFNGKTNRKRQQYPWLVSVIQYERPLVKNKVKGDRPVERLCGGTLLSDRYVLTTTSCCTYCKTVWEKKNKKNIKLRKKRDAEGENNKMANKRKRRKKEEDKKGEVKEGEDDMDTEKKGGNQRRRRKNKKTNEELENGGNNRDKDEKAKGIGKGKGMKRGDKKTDKENDNDDDNKGKGKGKKKGDKKNDKENDNDDDDKGKGKRKKKGHKKKNDNQNDNDDANKNKKRRKGEKRGNKKKEDREKGAGNGQGDTAPRQNQNKRRNPLKKDVGAIIGEGSINIKKLGDVKPLKIGGIFIPSDCYDKMGKTELNGEPLYPVECPVLLKLKKKVKFNRFIKPMCMPIFDKIKINKERAASLGYGTRKASKTEPSKIPAEVINMRVLKKCEKRLKMKLDKTMICTKGKKKSGHMCFFDEGAPLLNVKVTGSGYKQHANLYGALVVPSCQLEDKKKKKNRREKRDTDENEPKEKRRKLRRRKQETPGTATASKPRQEAKRQGKEGAPGDRPKRKKKLRKMGDVGGEESQQTKPKKLRRKLGRQGQKDKKSILQDGGGDEYNPRKYNKFYIDVWVNIRSYKKWILNVVFNKKKAKACQRPKHFKSVPDIAKKFEIEDPCPF; this is encoded by the exons ATGGAAAAGCTTGGCCGGTATTTCCATTGGCCACGCAAGCACGTGAGACCTCACCGCGCGAGAGACCGACCTTCGCCTGTCCATCCAATCACCTTTCGTCGCCTAAGGCCTAAGTCCATGCGCTTCTCCATCACAGCTTCCACGACGGCGGAAACCACGATGGCCACGGAGCCTCCGACGACCACCTCAGGGCCGGACCGAG GAAGTACCTCAACGCCTACACCCACAACCACGGTTGAAATTACAACAGTTTCTGGTACGACTCTACCTACAACAACAGAAATTACAGGCCCTACAACAACTGCAGGTATCACAACTACAGGATCTACAGTTACAACCACAGAAGGTCCAACAACAACAGCTGGACCTATGGTTATAACTACAGAAGGTCCTACAACAACAGTTGGACCCACAGTTACAACTACAGAAG TGCCCGTTACAGAACAAACGGCGCCGACAACGCAAGCTCCAGATGTAGAGACTACTATTCAAACTACAACTAAGG CCCCAGTTACAGAACCTCCAGTAACAGCAGCACCAACACAAGCCCCAGATACAGAAACAACCACGAAAG AACAAACGGAACCACCAGTGACACAGGCGCCCGATACAGAAACTACCACGAAAACTGAAG TAACTGCAAAACAAACGGAATCGCCTGTAACGGCAGCACCTGCAACGCAGGCGCCAGACACAGAAACTACCACGAAAGCTAAAG AGCAAACGGAGGCTCCAGCAACAGCAGCACCAGCGCCTGATACAGAAACCACCAcaaaag AGCAAACGGAGGCTCCAGCAACAGCAGCACCTGCGCCTGATACAGAAACCACCAcaaaag AGCAAACGGAGGCTCCAGCAACAGCAGCACCTGCGCCTGATACAGAAACCACCACAAAAG TAACTGCAAAACAAACGGAATCGCCTGTAACGGCAGCACCTACAACGCAGGCGCCAGACGCAGAAACTACCACGAAAGCTAAAG AGGAAACGAAAGCTCCAACAGCAGCTCCAGCGCCAGATACAGAAACTACCACAAAAGCTCAAA TAACTACAAAACAAACGGAAGCGCCTGTAACGGCAGCACCTACAACGCCGGCGCCAGACACACAAACTACCATGAAAG AGCAAACGGAAGCGCCGGCAACACCAGCACCAGCGCCAGATACAGAAACTACCACAAAAGCTCAAG AGCAAACAGAAGCTCCGGTAACTGCAGCTCCGGTAACTGCAGCTCCGGTAACTGCAGCTCCGATAACTGCAGCTCCTGCACCAGAAACTACCACAAAAGCTAAAG AACAAACGGAAGCTCCAACAGCAGCGCCAGCACCGGAAACTACCACAAAGGCTAAAG AACAAACGGAGCCACCAGTAACTGCAGCACCTGTACCTGCGCCTGAGACTACCACAAAAGCCCAAG AGCAAACAGAAGCTCCAGTAACAGCGGCACCTGCACCGGAAACAACCACAAAAGCTAAAG AGCAAACAGATGCCCCAGCAACAGCAGCGCCTGCACCAGAAACTACCACAAAAGCTAAAG AACCAGTGACAGAAGCACCCGCACCGGAACCTGTAACGGACGCCCCAGTAGAAG TGACCACAGCCCAGTTCAACACGTCCGGTTTCACTGGGTCTGTCTCAACATATTTCACCATTGGGACAAGCGACTCCTCTACCATTACAATATCCTTTGGAGTGGAAATCATTCTAAAGATGACAAAAGAGAAGACCTTTACGTTCGTGTTTGTCCTGCAG GTGCGCTCTTCAGGCACAGTTACAGAAACCTTCAGCTCCATGGCGTCGTTAGCAGCGTTGAGTGGTGTTCGACAAGAAACCGTAATGGGCAGAGCAGAAGTGAACGAAGAGGGAACAGACACCACCACTTTCGTTTCGGCACTGGACAGGCAGAACAAAACGTCCACAAGCAACAACACAGAGTGTCTCTACACCATGGA GGTGATCCTGATGAAAATCCAGTTCACTAATAAGCTGACAGGCGAACTATACCCGTGCGATTTGGACAACCAGGCGAATGCTGAGCCCCCCTATTTGGAAATTATAGACCATTATAACAACAC CGTCATCAATAGATATTGTTACCTGGACAAAAATGTGAGCATCCACTCATTTGGCGACCAGATGTTTGGCTATATTGTGACCAACGGAGATCCAAATATTGTTCCAGACATTCA gGCGGTTCAAATAAAGGAAGAATTCTGTTGTGGCGGCGTGTTCTATGGAGCCTTCCGTGTGCCACTCATCATACCGTCGCCGGATTATCCTCAGTACAAACCCCACATGCGATGTCCTTTCGTCTTCAGG TGCGACGAGGACTACGACGACTGCGTCATCCGTCTCGAATTCGAAAACTTCAACCTCGCCTCCAACGACGTCAGCCGAAGCCGTCGCCAAGCGCTGAACGAAAGCGACTTCGGGAACGGGACAGCTGCCACCACCCTCGCCCCGTACGTCCCGCCGACCGGACCCGACTTCAACCGGACGATCTGCGCCGGCGAGGATGTGGTTCGGGTCAGCCAGTGCGGGTCCATCTCGGCGATCAACTCTCGCGA gTTCTGCGCGGACAACCCTCCCTCGCAAGTCTACACAGGATACAAAGAAGTGCTGATGTATTTCGACTCGAATGACGAAAGGCAAGACCAGGGCTTCGTGATCAAGTTCACGCCGAAGGACAGGAGGAAAT gGATTTATTCTGACGCCGAACTCGAGCCGAAGTGCA CGTGCGCGCACAATCTTCCCAACCAAATAAGAAAGTACtttagaaagaggaataagaacaaGACCAATAAAGCGAAGGCAAACAAGGAGCCTCTGCGCCGcgtgaggagagaagaaagggaaaaactgaaGGAGAGGAGAACGGTCGAGAAGGAAGGTAAACTCcccgaaaggaggaagaggaagcaaaagaatgaagaaaataaggACAGGAGCACTAACGACCagggcaaaaagagagaggatgacgtCGAAGGcccaaagaggaggaggaagaaaatgaagaaaatggagggaggagaCAGCAACACCGAGGGCCAAAACAAGGGAAAGAAcggaagagacaaagaggagaaggaCGGCGAGAAACcacagggaaggaagaagaagagaatgaatgtaggagacaaagacagagacgccgagaaccaaaagaaaaagaatggaggAGACATCGAGGAGAACGTCAACGGtccaaagaggaggaggaagaatggaggcGGAGGGAACGAGGAGAACGCCAAACgccaaaagaggaggaggaagaatggaggcGGAGGGAACGAGGAGAACGCCAAACgtcaaaagaggaggaggaagaagatcggAAACACGAATGCATCCGAAAACGAAGGAGGGAatcagagagaacaaaagaagatCGCGAAGGACAGACGGAAGGACACATTactagagaagaaggaaaagagacttcaaaggaagaataaaaatggagaggaagacaTGCCTATGACACGAGCCTTTAACGGGAAGACGAACAGGAAGCGGCAGCAATACCCGTGGCTG GTCAGCGTGATACAATATGAGCGACCTCTCGTGAAAAACAAGGTCAAAGGTGATCGCCCTGTTGAGAGACTCTGCGGTGGAACACTCCTGAGTGACAGATACGTCCTCACTACGACCTCCTGCTGCACCTATTGCAA AAccgtttgggaaaagaaaaataagaagaatattaaATTGCGGAAGAAGAGAGACGCAGAAGGAGAGAACAATAAGATggcaaataagagaaagagaaggaagaaagaggaagacaagaagggcgaagtaaaagaaggagaagacgacatggatacagagaagaaaggaggtaaccagaggagaagaagaaagaacaagaaaacaaacgagGAATTAGAGAACGGTGGCAACAATAGGGACAAAGACGAGAAAGCGAAGGGAATtggcaaaggaaaaggaatgaagagaggagacaagaagacCGACaaggaaaacgataatgatgatgataacaaaggaaaaggaaaaggaaagaaaaaaggagacaagaAGAACGATaaggaaaacgataatgatgatgatgacaaaggaaaaggaaaacgaaagaaaaagggacaCAAGAAGAAGAACGACAACCAAAACGACAATGACGAcgcgaacaagaacaagaaaagacgaaaaggagagaagagaggcaacaagaagaaagaagacagagagaagggcgCCGGGAACGGCCAGGGGGACACCGCCCCCCGGCAGAACCAGAACAAGAGGCGCAACCCACTGAAGAAGGACGTGGGCGCGATCATCGGCGAGGGCAGCATCAACATCAAGAAACTCGGGGACGTCAAGCCACTGAAGATCGGCGGCATCTTCATCCCGAGCGATTGCTACGACAAGATGGGCAAGACGGAGCTAA ACGGCGAACCCCTGTACCCGGTCGAGTGCCCCGTGCTACTGAagctgaagaagaaggtgaaATTCAACAGGTTCATTAAGCCCATGTGCATGCCGATTTTCGATAAGATCAAAATCAACAAGGAGAGAGCAGCTTCCCTGGGCTACGGGACCAGAAAAGCGTCGAAGACAG aaCCCTCCAAGATACCGGCTGAAGTGATTAACATGCGCGTGCTGAAGAAGTGCGAGAAGAGGCTGAAGATGAAGCTGGACAAGACTATGATCTGtacgaagggaaagaaaaagagcggACACATGTGCTTC TTCGACGAGGGAGCACCTCTCCTGAACGTCAAAGTAACAGGCAGCGGATACAAGCAACATGCTAACCTTTATGGTGCCTTG GTTGTGCCTAGCTGCCAGCttgaagacaagaagaaaaagaagaaccgcAGAGAGAAGCGAGACACTGACGAAAACGAACCAAAGGA
- the LOC119582851 gene encoding uncharacterized protein LOC119582851 isoform X11, which translates to MEKLGRYFHWPRKHVRPHRARDRPSPVHPITFRRLRPKSMRFSITASTTAETTMATEPPTTTSGPDRGSTSTPTPTTTVEITTVSGTTLPTTTEITGPTTTAGITTTGSTVTTTEGPTTTAGPMVITTEGPTTTVGPTVTTTEVPVTEQTAPTTQAPDVETTIQTTTKAPVTEPPVTAAPTQAPDTETTTKEQTEAPATAAPAPDTETTTKEQTEAPATAAPAPDTETTTKEQTEAPATAAPAPDTETTTKVTAKQTESPVTAAPTTQAPDAETTTKAKEETKAPTAAPAPDTETTTKAQITTKQTEAPVTAAPTTPAPDTQTTMKEQTEAPATPAPAPDTETTTKAQEQTEAPVTAAPVTAAPVTAAPITAAPAPETTTKAKEQTEAPTAAPAPETTTKAKEQTEPPVTAAPVPAPETTTKAQEQTEAPVTAAPAPETTTKAKEQTEAPVTAAPVPAPETTTKAKEEQTDAPATAAPAPETTTKAKEQTDSPVTAAPVPAPETTKAPEPVTEAPAPEPVTDAPVEVTTAQFNTSGFTGSVSTYFTIGTSDSSTITISFGVEIILKMTKEKTFTFVFVLQVRSSGTVTETFSSMASLAALSGVRQETVMGRAEVNEEGTDTTTFVSALDRQNKTSTSNNTECLYTMEVILMKIQFTNKLTGELYPCDLDNQANAEPPYLEIIDHYNNTVINRYCYLDKNVSIHSFGDQMFGYIVTNGDPNIVPDIQAVQIKEEFCCGGVFYGAFRVPLIIPSPDYPQYKPHMRCPFVFRCDEDYDDCVIRLEFENFNLASNDVSRSRRQALNESDFGNGTAATTLAPYVPPTGPDFNRTICAGEDVVRVSQCGSISAINSREFCADNPPSQVYTGYKEVLMYFDSNDERQDQGFVIKFTPKDRRKWIYSDAELEPKCTCAHNLPNQIRKYFRKRNKNKTNKAKANKEPLRRVRREEREKLKERRTVEKEGKLPERRKRKQKNEENKDRSTNDQGKKREDDVEGPKRRRKKMKKMEGGDSNTEGQNKGKNGRDKEEKDGEKPQGRKKKRMNVGDKDRDAENQKKKNGGDIEENVNGPKRRRKNGGGGNEENAKRQKRRRKNGGGGNEENAKRQKRRRKKIGNTNASENEGGNQREQKKIAKDRRKDTLLEKKEKRLQRKNKNGEEDMPMTRAFNGKTNRKRQQYPWLVSVIQYERPLVKNKVKGDRPVERLCGGTLLSDRYVLTTTSCCTYCKTVWEKKNKKNIKLRKKRDAEGENNKMANKRKRRKKEEDKKGEVKEGEDDMDTEKKGGNQRRRRKNKKTNEELENGGNNRDKDEKAKGIGKGKGMKRGDKKTDKENDNDDDNKGKGKGKKKGDKKNDKENDNDDDDKGKGKRKKKGHKKKNDNQNDNDDANKNKKRRKGEKRGNKKKEDREKGAGNGQGDTAPRQNQNKRRNPLKKDVGAIIGEGSINIKKLGDVKPLKIGGIFIPSDCYDKMGKTELNGEPLYPVECPVLLKLKKKVKFNRFIKPMCMPIFDKIKINKERAASLGYGTRKASKTEPSKIPAEVINMRVLKKCEKRLKMKLDKTMICTKGKKKSGHMCFFDEGAPLLNVKVTGSGYKQHANLYGALVVPSCQLEDKKKKKNRREKRDTDENEPKEKRRKLRRRKQETPGTATASKPRQEAKRQGKEGAPGDRPKRKKKLRKMGDVGGEESQQTKPKKLRRKLGRQGQKDKKSILQDGGGDEYNPRKYNKFYIDVWVNIRSYKKWILNVVFNKKKAKACQRPKHFKSVPDIAKKFEIEDPCPF; encoded by the exons ATGGAAAAGCTTGGCCGGTATTTCCATTGGCCACGCAAGCACGTGAGACCTCACCGCGCGAGAGACCGACCTTCGCCTGTCCATCCAATCACCTTTCGTCGCCTAAGGCCTAAGTCCATGCGCTTCTCCATCACAGCTTCCACGACGGCGGAAACCACGATGGCCACGGAGCCTCCGACGACCACCTCAGGGCCGGACCGAG GAAGTACCTCAACGCCTACACCCACAACCACGGTTGAAATTACAACAGTTTCTGGTACGACTCTACCTACAACAACAGAAATTACAGGCCCTACAACAACTGCAGGTATCACAACTACAGGATCTACAGTTACAACCACAGAAGGTCCAACAACAACAGCTGGACCTATGGTTATAACTACAGAAGGTCCTACAACAACAGTTGGACCCACAGTTACAACTACAGAAG TGCCCGTTACAGAACAAACGGCGCCGACAACGCAAGCTCCAGATGTAGAGACTACTATTCAAACTACAACTAAGG CCCCAGTTACAGAACCTCCAGTAACAGCAGCACCAACACAAGCCCCAGATACAGAAACAACCACGAAAG AGCAAACGGAGGCTCCAGCAACAGCAGCACCAGCGCCTGATACAGAAACCACCAcaaaag AGCAAACGGAGGCTCCAGCAACAGCAGCACCTGCGCCTGATACAGAAACCACCAcaaaag AGCAAACGGAGGCTCCAGCAACAGCAGCACCTGCGCCTGATACAGAAACCACCACAAAAG TAACTGCAAAACAAACGGAATCGCCTGTAACGGCAGCACCTACAACGCAGGCGCCAGACGCAGAAACTACCACGAAAGCTAAAG AGGAAACGAAAGCTCCAACAGCAGCTCCAGCGCCAGATACAGAAACTACCACAAAAGCTCAAA TAACTACAAAACAAACGGAAGCGCCTGTAACGGCAGCACCTACAACGCCGGCGCCAGACACACAAACTACCATGAAAG AGCAAACGGAAGCGCCGGCAACACCAGCACCAGCGCCAGATACAGAAACTACCACAAAAGCTCAAG AGCAAACAGAAGCTCCGGTAACTGCAGCTCCGGTAACTGCAGCTCCGGTAACTGCAGCTCCGATAACTGCAGCTCCTGCACCAGAAACTACCACAAAAGCTAAAG AACAAACGGAAGCTCCAACAGCAGCGCCAGCACCGGAAACTACCACAAAGGCTAAAG AACAAACGGAGCCACCAGTAACTGCAGCACCTGTACCTGCGCCTGAGACTACCACAAAAGCCCAAG AGCAAACAGAAGCTCCAGTAACAGCGGCACCTGCACCGGAAACAACCACAAAAGCTAAAG AACAAACAGAAGCACCAGTAACTGCAGCACCGGTACCTGCACCAGAAACTACCACAAAGGCTAAGGAAG AGCAAACAGATGCCCCAGCAACAGCAGCGCCTGCACCAGAAACTACCACAAAAGCTAAAG AGCAAACGGACTCACCAGTTACTGCAGCACCGGTACCTGCACCAGAAACTACAAAAGCTCCAG AACCAGTGACAGAAGCACCCGCACCGGAACCTGTAACGGACGCCCCAGTAGAAG TGACCACAGCCCAGTTCAACACGTCCGGTTTCACTGGGTCTGTCTCAACATATTTCACCATTGGGACAAGCGACTCCTCTACCATTACAATATCCTTTGGAGTGGAAATCATTCTAAAGATGACAAAAGAGAAGACCTTTACGTTCGTGTTTGTCCTGCAG GTGCGCTCTTCAGGCACAGTTACAGAAACCTTCAGCTCCATGGCGTCGTTAGCAGCGTTGAGTGGTGTTCGACAAGAAACCGTAATGGGCAGAGCAGAAGTGAACGAAGAGGGAACAGACACCACCACTTTCGTTTCGGCACTGGACAGGCAGAACAAAACGTCCACAAGCAACAACACAGAGTGTCTCTACACCATGGA GGTGATCCTGATGAAAATCCAGTTCACTAATAAGCTGACAGGCGAACTATACCCGTGCGATTTGGACAACCAGGCGAATGCTGAGCCCCCCTATTTGGAAATTATAGACCATTATAACAACAC CGTCATCAATAGATATTGTTACCTGGACAAAAATGTGAGCATCCACTCATTTGGCGACCAGATGTTTGGCTATATTGTGACCAACGGAGATCCAAATATTGTTCCAGACATTCA gGCGGTTCAAATAAAGGAAGAATTCTGTTGTGGCGGCGTGTTCTATGGAGCCTTCCGTGTGCCACTCATCATACCGTCGCCGGATTATCCTCAGTACAAACCCCACATGCGATGTCCTTTCGTCTTCAGG TGCGACGAGGACTACGACGACTGCGTCATCCGTCTCGAATTCGAAAACTTCAACCTCGCCTCCAACGACGTCAGCCGAAGCCGTCGCCAAGCGCTGAACGAAAGCGACTTCGGGAACGGGACAGCTGCCACCACCCTCGCCCCGTACGTCCCGCCGACCGGACCCGACTTCAACCGGACGATCTGCGCCGGCGAGGATGTGGTTCGGGTCAGCCAGTGCGGGTCCATCTCGGCGATCAACTCTCGCGA gTTCTGCGCGGACAACCCTCCCTCGCAAGTCTACACAGGATACAAAGAAGTGCTGATGTATTTCGACTCGAATGACGAAAGGCAAGACCAGGGCTTCGTGATCAAGTTCACGCCGAAGGACAGGAGGAAAT gGATTTATTCTGACGCCGAACTCGAGCCGAAGTGCA CGTGCGCGCACAATCTTCCCAACCAAATAAGAAAGTACtttagaaagaggaataagaacaaGACCAATAAAGCGAAGGCAAACAAGGAGCCTCTGCGCCGcgtgaggagagaagaaagggaaaaactgaaGGAGAGGAGAACGGTCGAGAAGGAAGGTAAACTCcccgaaaggaggaagaggaagcaaaagaatgaagaaaataaggACAGGAGCACTAACGACCagggcaaaaagagagaggatgacgtCGAAGGcccaaagaggaggaggaagaaaatgaagaaaatggagggaggagaCAGCAACACCGAGGGCCAAAACAAGGGAAAGAAcggaagagacaaagaggagaaggaCGGCGAGAAACcacagggaaggaagaagaagagaatgaatgtaggagacaaagacagagacgccgagaaccaaaagaaaaagaatggaggAGACATCGAGGAGAACGTCAACGGtccaaagaggaggaggaagaatggaggcGGAGGGAACGAGGAGAACGCCAAACgccaaaagaggaggaggaagaatggaggcGGAGGGAACGAGGAGAACGCCAAACgtcaaaagaggaggaggaagaagatcggAAACACGAATGCATCCGAAAACGAAGGAGGGAatcagagagaacaaaagaagatCGCGAAGGACAGACGGAAGGACACATTactagagaagaaggaaaagagacttcaaaggaagaataaaaatggagaggaagacaTGCCTATGACACGAGCCTTTAACGGGAAGACGAACAGGAAGCGGCAGCAATACCCGTGGCTG GTCAGCGTGATACAATATGAGCGACCTCTCGTGAAAAACAAGGTCAAAGGTGATCGCCCTGTTGAGAGACTCTGCGGTGGAACACTCCTGAGTGACAGATACGTCCTCACTACGACCTCCTGCTGCACCTATTGCAA AAccgtttgggaaaagaaaaataagaagaatattaaATTGCGGAAGAAGAGAGACGCAGAAGGAGAGAACAATAAGATggcaaataagagaaagagaaggaagaaagaggaagacaagaagggcgaagtaaaagaaggagaagacgacatggatacagagaagaaaggaggtaaccagaggagaagaagaaagaacaagaaaacaaacgagGAATTAGAGAACGGTGGCAACAATAGGGACAAAGACGAGAAAGCGAAGGGAATtggcaaaggaaaaggaatgaagagaggagacaagaagacCGACaaggaaaacgataatgatgatgataacaaaggaaaaggaaaaggaaagaaaaaaggagacaagaAGAACGATaaggaaaacgataatgatgatgatgacaaaggaaaaggaaaacgaaagaaaaagggacaCAAGAAGAAGAACGACAACCAAAACGACAATGACGAcgcgaacaagaacaagaaaagacgaaaaggagagaagagaggcaacaagaagaaagaagacagagagaagggcgCCGGGAACGGCCAGGGGGACACCGCCCCCCGGCAGAACCAGAACAAGAGGCGCAACCCACTGAAGAAGGACGTGGGCGCGATCATCGGCGAGGGCAGCATCAACATCAAGAAACTCGGGGACGTCAAGCCACTGAAGATCGGCGGCATCTTCATCCCGAGCGATTGCTACGACAAGATGGGCAAGACGGAGCTAA ACGGCGAACCCCTGTACCCGGTCGAGTGCCCCGTGCTACTGAagctgaagaagaaggtgaaATTCAACAGGTTCATTAAGCCCATGTGCATGCCGATTTTCGATAAGATCAAAATCAACAAGGAGAGAGCAGCTTCCCTGGGCTACGGGACCAGAAAAGCGTCGAAGACAG aaCCCTCCAAGATACCGGCTGAAGTGATTAACATGCGCGTGCTGAAGAAGTGCGAGAAGAGGCTGAAGATGAAGCTGGACAAGACTATGATCTGtacgaagggaaagaaaaagagcggACACATGTGCTTC TTCGACGAGGGAGCACCTCTCCTGAACGTCAAAGTAACAGGCAGCGGATACAAGCAACATGCTAACCTTTATGGTGCCTTG GTTGTGCCTAGCTGCCAGCttgaagacaagaagaaaaagaagaaccgcAGAGAGAAGCGAGACACTGACGAAAACGAACCAAAGGA